The Terriglobia bacterium genome has a window encoding:
- a CDS encoding O-antigen ligase family protein, with the protein MNFARTMPGWEVVFVFFTLVLLSVGSLYYLNSVETPFSIWLLVLIPAVPLFMLVMHKPQIGFYLSVLSFMLDSQTIPGPMNLSVSNVLLVVTLVAICIRRVTASRTPSNREFGRVDKPTLLLGGCLLVAALLSLFVAQFPETVLRMMVTLMGGLTVLYLTQVLSPDLSRVVKIVKFYVWGAVVCAGLGVLQSLLAGLDIYSWGINYSEVGRFSLPLPRVTSTWLDPNIFGLFLLPAIFYALAVLTGKVTRLVVVTILLSGVALSYSRTAWTSVVIGLLVYWGAGLLSSKSSRPRSLPHAALRGYLAVLVPLGVGLIVWRAGIWEWLVDLNRESVDLRVDLNLVAWRYFQSSPIFGIGPGNFWEIFNTISHNSFLAVLVEYGLVGGLAWCVMLGITTWRAMKIIFGRVDEALKRLMLCSVGAFVGLLAGGLAIEIQNAKFVWLTLAMITALSLQTPRDLLTVVPGDQRSRPHAKN; encoded by the coding sequence GTGAATTTCGCCCGCACCATGCCCGGCTGGGAAGTCGTCTTTGTCTTCTTCACGCTGGTGCTTCTCTCCGTGGGCAGCCTGTATTACTTGAACAGTGTGGAGACCCCTTTCTCCATTTGGCTTCTGGTCTTGATTCCGGCGGTCCCGCTTTTCATGCTGGTGATGCACAAACCACAAATCGGTTTCTATTTGAGTGTTTTGTCGTTCATGTTGGACAGCCAGACAATTCCTGGCCCGATGAACCTTTCGGTCTCCAATGTTCTGCTCGTGGTGACTCTCGTTGCGATCTGCATTAGACGAGTGACTGCCTCCCGGACCCCATCGAACCGCGAATTTGGTCGCGTCGATAAGCCCACTCTCCTGTTGGGCGGCTGCCTTCTGGTGGCGGCCCTTCTGTCGCTGTTTGTGGCGCAGTTCCCGGAGACTGTTCTCCGCATGATGGTGACCCTCATGGGGGGGTTGACCGTTCTCTACCTGACCCAGGTGCTTTCGCCGGATTTGTCAAGGGTCGTGAAGATTGTCAAGTTCTATGTCTGGGGGGCGGTAGTTTGTGCCGGTCTGGGGGTCTTACAGTCGCTCCTGGCGGGACTCGATATCTACTCCTGGGGAATCAATTATTCCGAGGTCGGACGGTTCTCATTGCCGCTGCCTCGGGTGACATCAACATGGCTTGATCCGAACATTTTTGGCCTATTTCTGTTGCCAGCTATATTTTACGCGCTTGCCGTGTTAACCGGCAAAGTTACTCGGTTGGTGGTCGTTACGATCTTGCTTTCAGGGGTGGCATTGTCCTACTCAAGGACTGCTTGGACAAGCGTAGTCATCGGATTGTTGGTGTACTGGGGAGCCGGCCTTTTGAGTTCCAAGTCAAGCCGGCCTAGGAGTCTTCCGCACGCGGCACTGCGAGGGTATCTTGCTGTTCTGGTTCCCCTGGGCGTTGGGCTCATCGTCTGGCGAGCAGGAATTTGGGAATGGCTAGTCGATTTGAACCGAGAATCCGTGGACTTGCGAGTTGATCTGAACCTTGTTGCGTGGAGATATTTCCAGTCTTCGCCGATCTTTGGAATCGGGCCCGGGAATTTCTGGGAAATCTTCAATACCATTTCTCACAATTCATTCCTGGCAGTACTGGTTGAGTATGGCCTTGTTGGAGGCTTGGCTTGGTGTGTGATGCTAGGCATTACCACTTGGAGGGCGATGAAGATCATATTTGGGCGTGTAGATGAAGCTTTAAAACGCCTCATGCTTTGTTCAGTAGGTGCTTTCGTGGGGCTGCTGGCAGGCGGCCTTGCCATCGAAATTCAGAATGCCAAGTTCGTGTGGCTCACGCTCGCGATGATCACCGCACTCTCCTTACAGACACCCAGGGACCTGCTCACAGTGGTGCCTGGAGATCAACGAAGTCGTCCACATGCGAAAAATTAA
- a CDS encoding glycosyltransferase family 4 protein, whose protein sequence is MRKIKIVWLCMPFVWPGGGTLRHLTNWTRSMDWDRFEVTLILGGPFPKDVAKAREHLESIGPVHVLYLDGLTPRKLFWGGMKQLQERLVALRPDVLHTIFIQSDIAGSFARRKAGVPAHVSSLEGALVPPTAPLLKRQVYKLGYAIVRSHLDAVIAISDAVGDEAARDFGIPLDRIRTIHSGIDLDEFQLKQGWPYSSVNPPKTVGMIARLSSEKLPQLLVSAAARVLARCPGVHFVFVGSGPEEIRLKTLTRDLNVEKHFEFSGWSDCVGKSLLNMDVFVFTSKFEKFEGLPWTVLEAQAAGVPTVASAVGGVPEIITDGQNGLLLRENTPEELAEKIVWMLENREQAAAMSRTGRRQVESHFTAQREVEEIQALYESLCPFPHIQRAEQVSVG, encoded by the coding sequence ATGCGAAAAATTAAGATCGTCTGGCTTTGCATGCCATTTGTCTGGCCCGGAGGAGGAACCCTTCGTCATCTGACTAACTGGACGAGGTCCATGGATTGGGATCGGTTTGAAGTAACCTTGATTTTAGGTGGGCCATTTCCCAAAGATGTTGCAAAAGCTAGGGAACACCTTGAATCCATCGGTCCTGTGCATGTTCTGTATCTTGACGGATTAACGCCGAGGAAACTGTTTTGGGGGGGCATGAAACAGTTGCAGGAGCGTTTGGTGGCCTTGAGACCGGATGTTCTGCACACGATCTTCATCCAAAGTGATATTGCCGGGAGCTTTGCCCGCCGAAAGGCCGGGGTCCCCGCGCACGTTTCCTCACTTGAAGGAGCACTTGTACCTCCGACTGCTCCCCTCCTCAAGCGCCAGGTCTACAAGTTAGGCTACGCTATCGTCCGGTCACATCTGGACGCGGTCATAGCAATTTCCGACGCGGTGGGCGATGAGGCCGCACGTGATTTCGGCATCCCGTTGGACCGAATAAGGACTATCCATAGCGGGATCGATCTGGACGAATTTCAACTCAAGCAGGGCTGGCCTTACTCCTCTGTCAACCCTCCCAAGACCGTAGGGATGATTGCTAGGCTTAGCTCCGAGAAATTGCCGCAGCTTCTCGTATCCGCAGCAGCTCGGGTATTGGCCCGTTGTCCCGGTGTTCATTTTGTATTTGTTGGCTCCGGTCCTGAAGAGATCCGCCTCAAGACCTTGACTCGTGATTTGAATGTAGAAAAACACTTTGAGTTTTCTGGCTGGTCTGACTGTGTTGGAAAAAGCCTACTGAACATGGACGTGTTTGTGTTCACCTCCAAGTTTGAGAAGTTCGAGGGCCTACCATGGACCGTACTTGAAGCCCAAGCGGCTGGCGTGCCCACAGTCGCCTCCGCGGTGGGAGGCGTTCCAGAAATTATAACCGATGGTCAAAACGGGCTGCTGTTGCGAGAAAATACCCCGGAGGAGCTCGCCGAGAAGATCGTATGGATGCTGGAGAACCGTGAGCAGGCCGCGGCAATGAGCAGAACCGGTCGTCGTCAGGTGGAGTCCCACTTTACGGCTCAAAGAGAAGTCGAAGAAATTCAGGCCTTGTACGAGAGTCTCTGCCCCTTCCCTCATATCCAACGGGCTGAACAGGTCTCTGTGGGCTAG
- a CDS encoding glycosyltransferase family 4 protein, giving the protein MEPRRILFVEPYNWDCGPHRVLRGLITHLDRTRFIPVVALPAPCDIAEEFLQRGAEVRFIPGIRTIPRSISLTRQFGFWADTRSSAHDLENLIRAESIRLVHNNSEACWTGLFAARRAHVPAVCHLLGLSVLSPGVVGHIVTRTLNKYSHALIACSGPVKKAYMKGGAREDLLKEIHNGVDVALFDPTRAAPGLRSELGLLDTQPLVGMVANFDPRKGHHLFIEAAALVLQRIPQAHFVLVGNVHFKGGADYFDRVQRLVVKKGLMKTIHFLGFRPDLPDVLASLDVVVQPSLTEAGPLAPLEAMAMGRPVVATDVGGNSEEVIDGQTGIVVAAGSAEAIADAVTRLVSDPALAHQMGKAGRDRALGLYTEGVFAQEVQQLYDVLLGPGIEFKDGAGGRTLLADQEAIECKQK; this is encoded by the coding sequence ATGGAACCTCGAAGAATTCTTTTTGTCGAGCCGTATAACTGGGATTGTGGACCCCACCGGGTCTTGCGTGGTTTGATTACCCACCTGGACAGGACGCGCTTCATACCGGTCGTGGCCCTTCCCGCGCCGTGTGACATTGCTGAGGAATTTCTTCAACGGGGCGCAGAGGTGCGGTTCATTCCGGGAATAAGGACGATTCCGCGGTCGATCTCCTTGACCCGACAGTTCGGGTTCTGGGCGGACACTAGAAGCTCTGCCCACGATCTCGAAAACCTGATCCGGGCTGAGAGTATCAGATTGGTTCATAACAATTCGGAGGCTTGCTGGACCGGCCTGTTCGCCGCAAGGCGAGCTCACGTTCCCGCAGTTTGCCACCTCCTTGGATTGAGTGTCCTCTCTCCCGGTGTGGTGGGTCACATTGTAACCCGGACTCTGAACAAATATTCCCATGCTCTGATCGCCTGTTCCGGCCCTGTGAAGAAAGCCTACATGAAGGGAGGTGCCCGAGAGGATCTTCTGAAGGAAATTCATAACGGCGTCGATGTGGCACTCTTCGACCCGACGCGCGCGGCACCCGGACTTCGGAGTGAACTCGGCCTCCTGGATACACAACCTTTGGTCGGGATGGTTGCCAATTTTGATCCTCGCAAAGGGCATCACCTCTTCATTGAGGCTGCCGCATTGGTACTCCAGCGTATTCCACAGGCTCATTTCGTCCTGGTGGGTAATGTGCACTTCAAAGGCGGGGCCGATTACTTTGACCGAGTTCAAAGGCTCGTGGTCAAAAAGGGTTTGATGAAAACGATTCATTTCCTGGGTTTTCGTCCAGACCTTCCCGACGTTCTGGCCTCACTGGACGTTGTCGTTCAGCCATCTCTCACCGAGGCCGGTCCCCTAGCTCCCCTCGAGGCAATGGCCATGGGACGGCCGGTGGTAGCGACCGATGTGGGCGGGAACTCTGAAGAGGTAATTGACGGACAGACCGGCATCGTCGTCGCGGCTGGAAGCGCAGAGGCGATCGCTGACGCCGTGACCAGACTTGTTTCGGATCCGGCACTGGCTCATCAGATGGGAAAGGCCGGAAGAGATCGTGCTTTAGGCCTCTATACTGAAGGAGTCTTTGCACAAGAGGTGCAGCAATTGTACGACGTCCTACTTGGGCCTGGAATTGAGTTTAAAGACGGCGCGGGAGGCCGCACATTGTTGGCTGACCAAGAAGCGATCGAGTGCAAGCAGAAATGA
- a CDS encoding NAD-dependent 4,6-dehydratase LegB, with protein MKLQNKKVLVTGADGFIGSHLAERLVGLGATVRAIAYYNSFNSWGWLDTMSAEVLNDMEVVTGDVRDPSFVRQAVKGNDVVFHLAALIAIPYSYQSPGSYVDTNIRGTLHVMEAARDLGVEKVIHTSTSEVYGSAQYVPINEDHPLQGQSPYSASKIGADQIALSFHLSFNTPVAVLRPFNTYGPRQSLRAVIPTIITQIASGKNKISLGALHPTRDFNYVEDTVTAFLDVAASDLTSGKVINSGSGREISIGDVAGEIARLMNSNIEIVCDKDRLRPEPSEVQRLRADNTRLKQLTGWSPRFTLETGLEKTIAWFTQPENLARYKVDIYNR; from the coding sequence ATGAAATTGCAGAATAAGAAAGTCCTGGTGACAGGCGCAGACGGATTTATTGGGAGTCATCTGGCGGAACGATTGGTTGGGCTGGGGGCAACGGTTCGGGCGATCGCCTATTACAATTCGTTCAACTCCTGGGGATGGCTAGATACAATGTCTGCGGAAGTACTGAATGATATGGAAGTGGTGACGGGCGACGTCCGCGACCCCTCTTTTGTGCGGCAGGCCGTGAAAGGGAACGATGTGGTGTTCCACCTGGCGGCCCTAATTGCCATCCCCTATTCCTACCAATCCCCGGGAAGTTACGTTGATACCAACATCAGGGGGACCCTCCATGTGATGGAAGCAGCCCGCGACCTGGGGGTCGAAAAGGTAATCCATACCTCCACTAGCGAGGTCTACGGAAGCGCCCAATATGTTCCCATCAATGAGGACCATCCGCTGCAGGGACAATCGCCTTACTCGGCATCCAAGATCGGCGCTGACCAGATTGCGCTTTCGTTTCATCTTTCATTTAATACACCTGTGGCCGTCCTGCGGCCGTTCAATACTTACGGACCGAGGCAATCACTACGGGCGGTCATTCCGACCATCATCACCCAGATCGCCTCCGGAAAAAACAAAATCAGCCTGGGGGCGTTGCATCCGACTCGGGATTTTAACTACGTTGAGGATACCGTCACGGCGTTCCTCGACGTCGCCGCAAGTGATCTAACGTCCGGAAAGGTGATCAATTCGGGAAGCGGCCGGGAGATTTCCATCGGCGATGTGGCGGGGGAGATCGCGCGTCTCATGAATTCGAATATTGAAATAGTTTGCGACAAGGACCGATTGCGCCCCGAACCCAGTGAGGTCCAGCGGCTGCGCGCCGACAACACGCGGTTGAAACAACTCACCGGCTGGTCCCCCCGCTTCACGCTCGAGACTGGCCTCGAAAAAACCATAGCGTGGTTCACTCAGCCGGAGAACCTGGCACGTTACAAAGTCGATATTTACAACCGGTAG
- a CDS encoding NTP transferase domain-containing protein, which yields MRAVILAGGKGTRLKPYTTSLPKPLMPINGELPILEIVLKQLKRDGFTRVTLAVSHLAEIIMAFCADGRKWGLAIDYSMEKAPLSTIGPLTLIEDLPEYFLLMNGDILTDLRFNALVEAHVQSGADVTVGTFKRSVKMDFGVIEYADRCICTFQEKPVYHFDVSMGIYVINRKVIDALQKNQPYGFDNLMLDGIKNGMNMRAFPYDGFWLDIGRPDDYDLANEQYESLKDRFL from the coding sequence ATGAGAGCAGTGATTCTGGCCGGAGGGAAGGGGACGCGACTCAAGCCGTATACCACCAGCTTGCCCAAACCCCTGATGCCCATCAACGGCGAGCTCCCGATCCTAGAGATCGTGTTGAAACAACTGAAGCGGGACGGCTTCACCCGCGTCACCTTGGCGGTCAGCCACCTCGCTGAGATCATCATGGCCTTCTGTGCCGACGGCAGGAAATGGGGACTGGCCATCGATTATTCCATGGAGAAGGCTCCCCTTTCCACCATCGGGCCGCTCACACTGATTGAAGACCTGCCGGAATATTTCCTCCTGATGAATGGAGACATCCTCACGGATCTGCGCTTCAATGCTCTGGTGGAGGCCCATGTCCAGAGCGGTGCCGACGTGACCGTAGGGACGTTCAAACGCTCCGTGAAGATGGATTTCGGCGTCATCGAATACGCCGACCGGTGCATATGCACCTTCCAAGAGAAACCAGTCTATCACTTCGATGTGAGCATGGGGATCTACGTCATCAACAGGAAGGTCATCGACGCCCTCCAGAAGAACCAGCCTTACGGGTTTGATAATCTGATGTTGGATGGAATCAAGAACGGCATGAATATGCGCGCGTTTCCCTATGATGGGTTCTGGTTGGATATCGGCCGGCCTGATGATTACGATCTGGCCAACGAACAATACGAATCGTTAAAGGACCGGTTTCTGTAA
- a CDS encoding NAD-dependent epimerase/dehydratase family protein encodes MKRVLITGILGFTGNYLLPHLVEREGPSATFFGLDIHGQAMAGVEYLSCDMVDRDAVRRAVVEIRPDEIYHLVGSFTNNYEMDYACNLSATKNLLDALYESGFLRTKILVIGSAAEYGLIHMEDSVTEEAQLVPSDFYGLTKVFQTYLAQGYVRWKGLHVVIARPFNIIGKGISNRLFVGHLYEQIQDFRKGRIRSIPLGELNGRRDFVDVRDVVAAYAILMEKGTAGKVYNIGRGELITMEHLLHLFMERFGIPRDCVWETKEDRRDGGSASFKADNGRLRGLGWEPTIDLAMSVRLMYEAAQ; translated from the coding sequence ATGAAGAGAGTGTTGATTACGGGGATCCTGGGTTTTACGGGAAACTATCTCCTACCCCACCTCGTCGAACGAGAGGGGCCATCCGCAACCTTCTTTGGACTGGACATTCACGGCCAGGCAATGGCGGGGGTGGAGTATCTCTCCTGCGACATGGTGGACAGAGACGCGGTCAGGCGCGCCGTGGTAGAGATCCGTCCGGACGAGATTTATCACCTAGTCGGCAGTTTTACGAACAACTACGAGATGGATTATGCCTGCAACTTGAGTGCCACGAAAAACCTGCTGGACGCGCTCTACGAAAGTGGTTTTTTGAGAACAAAAATACTGGTGATCGGCTCAGCGGCAGAATACGGCCTCATTCACATGGAGGACAGCGTCACGGAAGAGGCACAGCTCGTTCCTTCCGATTTTTATGGCCTTACCAAGGTTTTTCAGACTTACTTGGCCCAAGGCTATGTCCGGTGGAAAGGACTCCACGTTGTCATTGCGCGGCCGTTCAATATCATTGGAAAGGGGATTAGCAACCGGCTTTTTGTGGGGCACCTGTACGAGCAGATTCAGGATTTCCGAAAGGGAAGGATCAGGTCCATTCCCCTGGGAGAATTAAACGGACGGCGTGATTTTGTCGATGTCCGGGATGTGGTGGCGGCCTATGCAATCCTCATGGAAAAGGGAACGGCGGGGAAGGTGTATAACATTGGAAGAGGAGAACTCATTACGATGGAGCACCTGCTTCATTTGTTCATGGAACGGTTTGGCATCCCTCGTGACTGTGTCTGGGAGACAAAGGAGGACCGTCGCGATGGGGGCAGCGCGAGTTTCAAAGCCGACAACGGGCGGCTGCGCGGACTGGGATGGGAGCCCACTATCGATTTGGCGATGTCGGTGCGGCTGATGTATGAGGCTGCCCAGTGA
- a CDS encoding carbamoyltransferase — translation MNIIGINAYHGDSAAVLFQNGSLACGVEEERLNRVKHWAGFPALAIQTVLSAAHLSVGEIEHVAISRDPGAHLFDKVLYTFRNRPGFDAIKSRLANYRSVQGLGELLASLDRTGGRIRAKIHNIEHHRAHLASAFFCSPFDEAACLTVDGFGDFLSSMSAVGRGNRLEILDSVTFPHSLGIFYTAVTQFLGFPKYGDEYKVMGLAAYGTPRFLPQMRKMVHSIGEGQFELNLDYFIHSSEGVTMSWAGGEPIVGPLWSAAFIEEFGPPREPGADLTERNRDLAASLQAMYEEVFFERVNWLQKKTGLKALALAGGCAMNSVANGKIFNKTGFSDVFIQSAAGDAGTALGSALYVRHQVLEKPRDFIMEHSYWGPEFSEMEVLAAVQKALPGLAGVDESAAFVDSAATGNGDNGFAAHKYTDPDMLCRDTADAIANGKIVGWYQGRSEWGPRALGNRSILVDPRRPEMKEVLNSRIKRREPFRPFAPSILEERVGDYFEESYPDPFMIKVYPIRAEKRAEIPAVTHHDGTGRLQTVSKKQNPLYWKLIKAFEEKTGVPVVLNTSFNENEPIVNTPQEAVACFIRTRMDWLVMGNWVVARADGPVGK, via the coding sequence ATGAATATTATTGGTATTAATGCCTATCACGGCGATTCCGCTGCCGTCCTTTTTCAAAACGGAAGCTTGGCGTGTGGGGTGGAAGAGGAACGCCTGAATCGCGTGAAACACTGGGCGGGATTTCCGGCACTGGCAATCCAGACAGTCTTATCGGCGGCCCATCTGTCTGTGGGGGAGATTGAGCATGTGGCCATTTCGCGGGACCCGGGCGCTCACCTCTTCGATAAAGTTCTCTATACATTCCGAAATCGGCCTGGCTTTGATGCCATTAAGTCCCGGCTTGCCAATTACCGGAGCGTGCAGGGCCTCGGGGAGTTGCTCGCCTCCCTGGATCGGACCGGTGGGCGGATCCGGGCAAAGATCCATAACATCGAGCACCATCGCGCCCATTTGGCGTCTGCTTTCTTCTGCTCCCCCTTTGATGAAGCTGCTTGTCTCACCGTCGATGGCTTCGGTGATTTTCTCTCCTCCATGAGCGCAGTCGGAAGGGGGAACCGGTTGGAGATCCTCGATTCCGTCACTTTCCCGCACTCCCTGGGGATTTTCTACACGGCGGTGACGCAATTCCTGGGATTTCCGAAATATGGGGATGAATACAAGGTGATGGGATTGGCCGCTTATGGAACCCCCCGTTTCCTTCCCCAGATGAGAAAGATGGTTCATTCAATAGGAGAGGGCCAGTTCGAATTGAACCTGGATTACTTTATCCATTCCTCAGAAGGGGTGACGATGTCGTGGGCCGGGGGTGAGCCGATAGTGGGACCGCTGTGGTCAGCAGCATTTATCGAGGAGTTTGGACCTCCGAGAGAGCCGGGGGCCGACTTGACGGAGCGGAACCGCGACCTGGCGGCTTCCCTTCAAGCCATGTACGAAGAGGTTTTCTTTGAACGTGTCAACTGGTTACAGAAGAAAACCGGACTCAAGGCCCTCGCCCTGGCGGGTGGATGCGCCATGAATTCCGTGGCCAATGGAAAAATCTTCAACAAAACGGGTTTCTCGGATGTCTTCATCCAGTCGGCAGCGGGGGATGCAGGAACGGCGCTGGGGTCGGCTCTTTATGTCCGGCATCAGGTGCTCGAGAAGCCCCGTGATTTTATTATGGAGCACTCTTACTGGGGGCCTGAGTTTAGTGAAATGGAGGTGCTCGCGGCCGTTCAAAAGGCGCTGCCCGGCCTCGCCGGAGTGGACGAGTCCGCCGCTTTTGTGGATTCCGCCGCCACCGGAAATGGGGACAATGGTTTTGCGGCGCACAAGTACACAGATCCGGACATGCTGTGTCGTGACACGGCAGACGCGATCGCCAACGGAAAGATCGTGGGTTGGTACCAGGGCCGCAGTGAGTGGGGCCCCCGGGCGTTGGGAAACCGGTCCATCCTGGTCGATCCGCGGCGCCCGGAAATGAAAGAGGTCTTAAACTCTCGAATCAAGAGACGGGAACCCTTTCGTCCGTTCGCGCCGTCCATCCTCGAAGAACGCGTGGGAGATTACTTCGAGGAGTCTTATCCTGATCCATTCATGATCAAGGTGTATCCGATTCGAGCGGAGAAACGGGCGGAGATCCCTGCGGTGACTCATCACGACGGCACCGGCCGCCTCCAAACCGTTTCAAAGAAGCAGAATCCGCTCTATTGGAAGTTGATCAAGGCCTTTGAGGAGAAGACGGGCGTGCCGGTTGTTCTGAATACTTCGTTCAATGAAAATGAGCCCATTGTGAACACCCCCCAGGAAGCCGTCGCCTGCTTCATCAGAACACGGATGGATTGGCTGGTGATGGGGAACTGGGTGGTCGCGAGGGCGGACGGGCCGGTTGGCAAATGA
- a CDS encoding class I SAM-dependent methyltransferase — MNFAANNVNPGLTWQERYLARFYDRESGWIDGTEEFHNLCTRVIPRGGKILEIGAGPNNPTSQFLSILGELHGLDPDPTVHENMALKSARLLTGNEFPFETASFDACVSNYVLEHVQNPASHLREVGRVLRSLGVYVFRTPNRFHYVSLVSSMTPHWVHDSVANRLRNCPAGAHDPYPTFYRMNSQGAVRRLAAGAGFNVDLLRMVEKEPSYGMSSRVLFLAFMTYERVVNSMNLAAGLRANIFGVLRKGS; from the coding sequence ATGAACTTTGCAGCAAACAATGTGAATCCTGGCCTGACGTGGCAGGAACGCTATCTTGCGCGATTCTACGACCGGGAATCCGGATGGATTGATGGCACGGAAGAATTTCACAACCTTTGCACCCGGGTCATTCCGAGGGGAGGAAAGATCCTCGAGATTGGTGCAGGCCCCAATAACCCGACGTCGCAATTTCTATCGATACTGGGGGAACTCCACGGGCTTGATCCTGACCCAACAGTTCACGAAAACATGGCCCTGAAGAGCGCAAGACTCCTGACGGGGAATGAATTCCCATTCGAGACCGCGAGTTTTGATGCGTGCGTTTCCAACTATGTGCTGGAGCATGTCCAGAATCCCGCGTCGCATTTGCGGGAGGTCGGGAGGGTCCTGCGAAGCCTTGGTGTTTATGTTTTCCGGACGCCAAATCGTTTTCACTATGTTTCGTTGGTATCCTCGATGACGCCTCACTGGGTTCACGACTCCGTCGCCAATCGTCTGAGAAACTGTCCGGCCGGGGCGCATGACCCCTATCCCACTTTTTACAGAATGAATTCTCAGGGCGCCGTGCGCCGCCTCGCCGCGGGAGCGGGGTTCAACGTGGACTTACTTCGGATGGTCGAAAAGGAACCCTCCTACGGAATGTCCTCCCGAGTATTGTTTCTGGCCTTCATGACGTACGAACGGGTCGTGAATTCAATGAATCTGGCAGCCGGCCTGCGAGCCAATATTTTCGGGGTGCTTCGGAAAGGATCATAG
- a CDS encoding class I SAM-dependent methyltransferase, which translates to MEKTLKYREAVKLLQDRFPFEEYCVQASEGSSAYSNIALTCRRYLKPGSRILDFGCGPCDKTALLQFLGFQCSGYDDLLDHWHMIPGNREKIIAFARECGIELQVAGSNGISFGRNTFDMIMLHDVLEHLHDSPRDLMNDLLELVKPEGYLFVTVPNAVNIRKRLSVLFGRTNYPSFEDYYWYPSAWRGHVREYVREDLIKLSKYLNLEIVELRGCDHMLHRLPVASRPVYVLLTAIFSGWKDSWMLVAKKKRGWATNKTLPEDELACILRRDTPYKYAE; encoded by the coding sequence ATGGAAAAGACGCTTAAGTACAGGGAAGCCGTTAAACTCCTTCAGGATCGATTTCCTTTTGAAGAGTATTGTGTGCAAGCTTCCGAAGGGAGTAGTGCGTACTCCAACATCGCCCTCACGTGCCGCCGTTATTTGAAGCCAGGAAGCAGGATTCTGGACTTTGGATGCGGACCCTGTGACAAGACCGCCTTGCTACAATTCTTGGGGTTCCAGTGCTCTGGTTATGACGATCTTTTAGACCACTGGCACATGATACCGGGAAACAGAGAGAAGATTATCGCGTTCGCCAGGGAATGTGGTATCGAGCTCCAGGTGGCAGGAAGTAATGGAATATCATTTGGAAGGAACACCTTCGACATGATTATGCTCCATGACGTATTGGAGCACTTGCACGACTCTCCCCGCGATCTTATGAACGATCTGCTTGAACTCGTGAAGCCCGAGGGTTACTTATTTGTAACGGTTCCTAATGCCGTGAATATCAGGAAGCGGTTAAGTGTTCTTTTTGGGAGAACAAATTACCCTAGCTTTGAAGACTACTATTGGTATCCTTCAGCGTGGAGAGGACACGTCAGGGAGTATGTCAGAGAGGATCTCATAAAGCTCTCGAAATACCTTAACTTGGAGATAGTCGAGCTGAGAGGCTGCGATCACATGTTGCACCGGTTGCCTGTGGCATCTCGACCTGTCTATGTTCTACTGACGGCCATCTTCAGCGGTTGGAAGGATTCATGGATGCTTGTTGCCAAGAAGAAGAGGGGCTGGGCGACGAACAAGACTCTACCGGAGGATGAACTGGCTTGTATTCTGCGGAGGGACACGCCTTACAAGTATGCAGAATAG